A stretch of Paenibacillus mucilaginosus 3016 DNA encodes these proteins:
- a CDS encoding YheC/YheD family protein: MVNTKNPAKKTVKKKTGLLGIMVADAKVQKAVLARYARYNTTKMRLFSFTPSDIDWERKKITGLHRIDRNWKKGLFPFPDIIYNRCYEVNEDLIDRLEAVMGKNKCFNHINHLNKYEMYGHLSQSLDAFLPETIPYDKKTAADFLTAHKLLYLKPCLGNKGQGVYRVEMKESGQIHIGEHHIQSLFIAQDLSQFLEKMDEYLGSTPYIIQQGVNVRTLVDRVFDIRVLVQKNRAGLWSVTSAVSRVSYSGCFNTSLFEHMYATQDFLQYLYTPEKAQALMLSIHDVSLKAAECIETYGSLHLGELSVDLALDCDDRPWIIEVNGKPQKNLYKHFESYGTAYKLPLEYAHFLRNRPS, encoded by the coding sequence ATGGTGAATACAAAGAACCCCGCCAAAAAGACCGTAAAGAAAAAGACGGGCTTGCTTGGCATCATGGTTGCTGACGCAAAGGTTCAAAAGGCCGTCCTTGCGAGGTATGCGCGTTACAATACGACCAAGATGAGATTGTTCAGCTTTACACCATCAGATATTGATTGGGAACGGAAGAAGATTACGGGGCTGCATCGAATCGATCGAAATTGGAAGAAGGGCCTTTTCCCTTTTCCGGATATTATTTATAATCGATGCTACGAAGTGAATGAAGATTTGATCGATCGGCTGGAGGCCGTCATGGGTAAAAACAAATGCTTCAATCATATCAACCATCTAAACAAATATGAGATGTATGGCCATCTAAGCCAATCGCTCGATGCTTTCCTGCCGGAGACCATCCCTTATGATAAGAAGACAGCCGCCGATTTTCTGACTGCTCATAAACTCCTCTACCTTAAGCCCTGTCTGGGGAATAAGGGGCAAGGGGTGTACCGCGTGGAGATGAAGGAATCCGGTCAGATTCACATCGGTGAACATCACATTCAATCCCTGTTCATCGCGCAGGATCTCTCGCAGTTCCTGGAGAAGATGGACGAATATCTCGGTTCAACCCCCTACATCATCCAACAGGGAGTAAACGTACGGACATTAGTTGACAGGGTATTCGACATCCGTGTCCTCGTGCAAAAAAATAGGGCGGGCTTATGGTCGGTTACGAGTGCGGTTAGCCGGGTTTCCTATTCTGGTTGTTTCAATACGAGCCTATTTGAACACATGTACGCAACTCAGGACTTCCTCCAATATCTATATACACCTGAAAAAGCTCAAGCCTTGATGCTTTCCATTCATGATGTCAGCTTGAAGGCAGCAGAATGCATAGAAACTTACGGCAGCTTGCATCTAGGAGAATTAAGCGTTGATCTGGCATTGGACTGCGATGACCGACCCTGGATTATTGAAGTGAACGGCAAGCCGCAAAAAAACTTGTATAAACACTTTGAAAGCTATGGTACTGCCTATAAGCTGCCTTTGGAATATGCACATTTCCTACGCAATCGTCCATCCTGA
- a CDS encoding exosporium glycoprotein BclB-related protein, translated as MAGGLVSTAGLVGFGLSAPTLAIAGAPISLPGGPDALLNFAFSVPRDGTISSIAATFSNTLALTLTGAAITITAQLYSAAATSNTFVPIPGAIVTLAPALTGVIALGTPVSSGVTTGLTIPVTTGTRLLLVFSATSSAAPLVAAVAGYASAGVSIV; from the coding sequence ATTGCGGGAGGATTAGTCAGCACGGCCGGTCTTGTAGGATTTGGACTCTCAGCGCCCACTCTCGCTATAGCTGGTGCACCCATCAGCCTCCCAGGTGGTCCGGATGCTCTTCTTAACTTTGCCTTTTCTGTTCCAAGAGATGGCACGATTTCATCGATTGCGGCAACATTCAGTAATACCCTAGCCCTAACACTTACTGGAGCAGCCATCACCATCACTGCGCAGTTATATTCCGCGGCCGCTACAAGCAACACCTTTGTTCCAATTCCGGGAGCCATTGTTACGCTAGCACCAGCCCTTACAGGTGTAATAGCACTTGGCACTCCGGTCAGCAGCGGCGTTACAACCGGATTAACCATCCCTGTGACTACAGGAACCCGGCTCCTGCTTGTATTCTCTGCGACATCATCAGCAGCTCCGCTTGTTGCTGCTGTAGCCGGATATGCCAGTGCAGGTGTCTCCATCGTTTAA
- a CDS encoding ABC transporter permease: protein MKAQAYPAAKPSAWMGRFMRNRWLYFMVFPGLLYFLVFKYWPMYGIFIAFKDYQPFLGFWDSPFVGLKHFERFFSDSNFLVLFRNTLILATYNILFFFPLPIVIALMLNELRQEFIKRTVQTLVYIPHFMSWVVVVGIAYIFLTTEGGMVNELLVRYGGEKINFLVSNEWFRTIITAEVIWKETGWGTIIFLAALAGVDPQLYEAARMDGANRLRQLWHITLPAIRSTIIILLILRLGHFLDTGFEQIFLMLNAMNREVGEVFDTYVYSVGISQGQYSFSTAVGLFKSVIGLILVVVSNHLAKKFGEEGIY from the coding sequence ATGAAAGCGCAGGCTTATCCGGCAGCGAAGCCGTCGGCGTGGATGGGCAGATTCATGCGGAACCGGTGGCTCTATTTCATGGTATTCCCGGGTTTATTGTATTTTCTCGTGTTCAAATACTGGCCCATGTACGGCATCTTCATCGCATTCAAAGACTATCAGCCGTTTCTCGGCTTCTGGGACAGCCCGTTTGTCGGACTCAAGCATTTCGAGCGGTTTTTCAGTGATTCGAATTTTCTCGTTCTCTTTCGGAATACGCTGATCCTGGCCACTTACAATATTCTGTTCTTCTTTCCGCTCCCGATCGTAATTGCGCTCATGCTCAATGAGCTGAGACAGGAATTCATTAAGCGGACGGTGCAGACGCTGGTCTATATTCCCCACTTTATGTCGTGGGTGGTTGTCGTTGGGATCGCTTATATCTTCTTGACGACGGAAGGCGGCATGGTGAACGAGCTGCTGGTGCGTTACGGAGGAGAGAAGATCAACTTCCTGGTGAGCAACGAATGGTTCCGGACGATCATTACAGCCGAGGTCATCTGGAAGGAAACAGGCTGGGGCACGATTATCTTCCTGGCGGCACTGGCCGGCGTTGACCCGCAGCTGTATGAAGCGGCACGCATGGACGGTGCAAACCGGCTCCGCCAGCTGTGGCATATCACCCTGCCGGCCATCCGCAGCACCATTATTATTCTGCTCATCCTGCGGCTGGGACATTTTCTCGATACGGGCTTCGAGCAGATCTTCCTGATGCTTAACGCCATGAACCGCGAAGTCGGTGAAGTATTCGATACGTATGTCTACTCGGTCGGCATCAGCCAGGGACAGTATAGCTTCAGCACGGCCGTCGGCCTGTTCAAGTCGGTGATCGGTCTGATTCTCGTCGTCGTATCGAACCATTTGGCCAAGAAGTTCGGAGAAGAAGGAATCTACTAG
- a CDS encoding carbohydrate ABC transporter permease yields the protein MPIKPSWGSRIFDSLNVTLLLAFALITVIPFIYVIAGSFATQKELLQRGFILFPTEYTLDAYKYIFSTPTLVRSLLVTVYITVVGTLINIFFTCMMAYPLARKDMDFRKPILLLVVFTMLFGGGMIPTFLVVKQLGMINTYWSLLIPGAISAFNLIIMRNFFQQLPDGLEESAKIDGCNDLGIFFRIVLPLSLPAIATFSLFYAVGHWNTFFNAVLYINDHTKWPIQVLLRQIVILASGGVGDSSSMEADFVAPPEQSVKMAVIVVSTLPILLVYPFLQKHFAKGVLLGSVKG from the coding sequence ATGCCCATCAAGCCAAGCTGGGGAAGCAGGATCTTCGACAGCCTGAACGTGACGCTGCTGCTTGCCTTTGCTTTGATTACCGTCATTCCATTTATTTATGTCATAGCCGGCTCGTTCGCTACGCAGAAGGAACTGCTGCAGCGCGGGTTCATCTTATTTCCGACGGAGTATACGCTGGATGCGTACAAGTACATTTTCTCCACTCCGACGCTGGTCCGAAGCCTGCTGGTCACCGTGTACATCACCGTCGTGGGGACGCTGATCAACATCTTCTTCACCTGCATGATGGCGTATCCGCTGGCCCGCAAGGATATGGATTTCCGCAAGCCGATCCTGCTGCTGGTCGTGTTCACGATGCTGTTCGGCGGAGGGATGATTCCGACGTTCCTGGTGGTGAAGCAGCTCGGGATGATCAATACCTACTGGTCCCTGCTCATCCCGGGCGCCATCAGCGCCTTCAACCTGATCATTATGCGGAACTTCTTTCAGCAGCTGCCCGACGGCCTGGAGGAATCCGCCAAGATCGACGGCTGCAACGACCTCGGTATCTTTTTCCGGATCGTGCTTCCGCTGTCCCTGCCGGCGATCGCCACTTTCTCGTTATTTTACGCGGTAGGCCACTGGAATACGTTCTTTAATGCCGTGCTGTATATCAATGACCATACCAAATGGCCGATTCAAGTGCTTCTCAGACAGATTGTCATCCTGGCCTCGGGCGGAGTCGGGGACTCCAGCTCCATGGAGGCGGATTTTGTCGCTCCGCCGGAGCAATCGGTGAAGATGGCGGTCATCGTGGTATCTACCCTGCCGATCCTGCTGGTCTACCCGTTTTTGCAGAAACATTTTGCCAAGGGAGTCCTGCTGGGCTCGGTCAAAGGTTGA
- a CDS encoding extracellular solute-binding protein, with the protein MNRRHRKTLGKAGALLTTAALVMTACGGNEGDAVQGTGDGGANQGPLPLTMMLPTYSPEQMPADSPVLKQLEEKTNTKLTVSWVPSSSYTDKLSATVASGELPKTFVALEPKASYIVNAARSGMFWEVGPHLKSYPNLGKMSDLVLKNISIDGKVYGVYRERDLARFGLMIRQDWLTNLGLQPPKTMDELYSVLKAFATGDPDKNGKQDTLGLAVGMQGSNIAGFKDILVYMGGANEWELQDGKLVPAHMTEAYLDTMKFYKKLYDEKLINQDFAIVQDGRAVMYKGQAGLWIDNMLDGKNIEENIKKVHPDAKINLVNRISGPKGERTRAGSGYLGMYMIPKTSVKTEAELKQILAYFDKVSEKENQNLMKYGIEGRQFTLENGTYKPTQDPKAKAEVTDGNQFMILQNEVVNYGTELEKLSTKLFQDNATIALANPAAPFISNTEIEKGKELSKIIADATVKFIMGAVDEAGWKQAVDKWLQSGGTKVIEEFNAEYAKTAK; encoded by the coding sequence ATGAACAGAAGGCACAGAAAGACACTCGGCAAAGCCGGAGCGCTGCTCACTACGGCGGCACTCGTGATGACCGCCTGCGGAGGGAATGAGGGGGACGCCGTCCAAGGCACCGGGGATGGAGGCGCGAATCAAGGTCCGCTTCCCCTGACGATGATGCTGCCGACGTACAGCCCGGAGCAGATGCCTGCGGACAGCCCGGTGCTGAAGCAGCTTGAGGAGAAGACAAATACGAAGCTGACGGTGTCCTGGGTGCCTTCTTCGTCCTATACGGATAAATTAAGCGCCACGGTGGCCTCCGGCGAGCTGCCGAAAACGTTCGTGGCACTGGAGCCCAAGGCTTCCTACATCGTTAACGCGGCCCGAAGCGGGATGTTCTGGGAGGTGGGACCCCATCTGAAAAGCTACCCGAACCTCGGCAAGATGTCGGACCTCGTCCTGAAGAACATCTCGATCGACGGCAAAGTGTACGGGGTGTACCGTGAGCGGGATCTCGCCCGCTTCGGGCTCATGATCCGTCAGGATTGGCTGACGAACCTGGGGCTCCAGCCGCCCAAGACCATGGATGAGCTTTATTCGGTTCTGAAGGCCTTCGCGACGGGAGATCCGGACAAGAACGGCAAGCAGGATACGCTCGGACTTGCCGTGGGGATGCAGGGCAGCAACATCGCCGGCTTCAAGGATATTCTGGTCTATATGGGCGGCGCCAACGAGTGGGAGCTGCAGGACGGCAAGCTGGTTCCGGCTCATATGACGGAGGCTTACCTGGATACGATGAAGTTCTACAAGAAGCTGTATGACGAGAAGCTCATCAATCAGGACTTCGCGATCGTGCAGGACGGACGGGCTGTCATGTATAAGGGTCAAGCCGGGCTGTGGATCGATAATATGCTCGACGGCAAAAATATCGAGGAGAACATCAAGAAGGTGCATCCGGACGCCAAAATCAACTTGGTCAACCGGATATCCGGTCCGAAGGGCGAGAGAACGCGTGCCGGTTCCGGCTATCTCGGGATGTACATGATTCCGAAGACCAGTGTCAAGACGGAAGCCGAGCTGAAGCAGATTCTGGCATACTTCGATAAGGTGTCGGAGAAGGAAAACCAGAACCTGATGAAATACGGGATTGAAGGCAGGCAGTTTACGCTGGAGAACGGTACCTACAAGCCGACGCAGGATCCGAAGGCGAAGGCGGAAGTCACGGACGGCAACCAGTTCATGATCCTGCAGAATGAAGTGGTCAACTACGGGACCGAGCTCGAGAAGCTCAGCACGAAGCTGTTCCAGGACAACGCCACGATCGCCCTGGCTAACCCCGCCGCACCGTTCATCTCCAATACCGAGATCGAGAAGGGCAAGGAGCTCTCCAAGATTATCGCGGATGCCACCGTGAAATTCATCATGGGCGCGGTGGATGAGGCCGGCTGGAAGCAGGCGGTGGACAAATGGCTGCAAAGCGGAGGCACCAAGGTGATAGAGGAATTCAATGCGGAATATGCCAAGACAGCGAAGTAA
- a CDS encoding helix-turn-helix domain-containing protein, which produces MRFQSSSYLVKLMLLSILIGTLPVILLGTFAYYNSSRAVLDKVNESNKQLLAQMQLRVEQTLRTVDNSATQLLQSPVVTGAFDKEITHHDFELVQELLKGISLIQTYELGIKDVYLFSLDRKWMVSSSGVNEYSTPDFRPQLEDFSWIAAGSFWVRGAEGQGPLSSSPSLYFVKKYPFNASHPKGMICVVLSSRVMKESDALSNDRLGSAFILDSQFDIIDHHDRSQLGRRVSGDPYLQPLLETEEAVGQYAAELDGEAVTVTFRKSPYNGWSYVSVSSNGQVNEQNALIGWITLLVCMVILLVTLLLAWIGSKKMYRPIQSIYTALSGIPSPADEKESHGELQVIGERVDYLIRNQSLILNELQGQQTQLKEFFMQKLFSGAIPPADFEEKLSLYGVDKPWPSMCVVAVQIDTLKDTRFEEANRDLLMFAINNIVGELVLTEQRLVPIVTADCQVTLIGSSEEGAKFKELIFNLSDEIQKAIFQYLEIKVSIGISRPFTSFAEARQALHEAMTSLKIRVGLGDESILFIEDVQPQKSSLFLFPHDKEQALFDAIRAGDLQLSEQALQQIIQELFQPHTQHRDYQLSLLRLLVDLLKFGQDLSIPMDRIAEDEASLIQALFKLRNIHEIEIWFRSSFVQPYLQELDTRRDCQFKMISEAVIDMIRREFDSELTLESCSARINYHPHYVSRVFRQETGINFGEYLTQYRMERAKQWLKESDMKIVEIAERLQYNNSANFIRSFRKMAGMTPGQYREEG; this is translated from the coding sequence ATGAGATTTCAGTCTTCTTCCTATTTGGTTAAGCTTATGCTGTTGTCCATCTTGATCGGCACCCTACCGGTCATCCTGCTGGGCACCTTTGCCTACTACAATTCTTCCCGGGCCGTACTGGACAAAGTGAACGAGAGCAACAAGCAGCTGCTGGCGCAAATGCAGCTCCGCGTGGAGCAGACGCTCCGGACGGTTGATAATTCGGCAACGCAGCTCTTGCAGTCTCCCGTCGTGACCGGGGCCTTCGACAAGGAGATTACCCATCACGATTTCGAATTGGTGCAAGAACTGTTGAAAGGCATCTCACTGATTCAAACCTACGAGCTCGGGATCAAGGATGTTTATTTGTTCAGTCTTGACAGGAAGTGGATGGTTTCAAGCAGCGGGGTGAACGAATACAGCACCCCGGACTTCAGGCCGCAGCTGGAAGATTTCTCCTGGATCGCGGCAGGCTCCTTCTGGGTCAGAGGTGCAGAAGGGCAAGGGCCGCTGAGCTCCTCCCCTTCCCTTTACTTTGTGAAGAAGTATCCGTTCAATGCGTCCCATCCCAAGGGGATGATCTGCGTCGTGCTGTCGTCCCGTGTGATGAAAGAGTCCGATGCGCTGAGCAATGACCGTCTTGGCAGCGCTTTTATACTGGATTCCCAGTTCGATATCATTGATCACCATGACCGGTCCCAGCTTGGAAGAAGGGTATCGGGCGACCCTTATCTGCAGCCGCTTCTTGAGACCGAGGAGGCTGTCGGCCAGTATGCCGCGGAGCTGGATGGGGAGGCAGTGACCGTTACCTTCCGAAAGTCACCTTATAACGGCTGGAGCTATGTCTCGGTGTCCTCCAACGGGCAGGTGAACGAACAGAATGCCCTCATCGGCTGGATTACGCTGCTCGTATGCATGGTCATTCTGCTGGTTACGCTGCTCTTGGCCTGGATCGGGTCCAAGAAGATGTACCGGCCCATTCAATCCATCTATACCGCGCTCTCCGGCATTCCTTCCCCGGCGGACGAGAAGGAGAGCCACGGCGAGCTTCAGGTGATCGGGGAACGTGTGGATTATTTGATCCGCAACCAGTCCCTGATCCTGAACGAACTGCAGGGGCAGCAGACCCAGCTTAAGGAATTTTTCATGCAAAAATTGTTCAGCGGCGCTATCCCGCCGGCCGATTTTGAGGAGAAGCTGAGCTTGTACGGGGTGGACAAGCCGTGGCCTTCCATGTGCGTGGTAGCCGTACAGATCGATACCCTGAAGGACACGAGGTTTGAAGAGGCGAACCGGGATCTGCTCATGTTTGCGATCAACAATATCGTCGGCGAACTTGTACTGACCGAGCAAAGGCTGGTGCCGATCGTTACCGCAGATTGCCAGGTGACATTGATCGGCTCATCCGAAGAGGGGGCGAAGTTCAAAGAGCTGATTTTCAACCTGTCCGACGAGATCCAGAAGGCGATCTTCCAATACCTCGAGATTAAGGTGAGCATCGGCATCAGCCGCCCGTTCACTTCATTCGCCGAGGCACGGCAGGCGCTGCATGAGGCGATGACCTCGCTCAAGATCAGGGTGGGCCTCGGGGACGAGTCGATCCTGTTCATCGAGGATGTGCAGCCGCAGAAGAGCAGTCTGTTCCTGTTCCCGCATGATAAGGAGCAGGCTTTGTTCGATGCGATCCGGGCCGGGGACCTGCAGCTGTCGGAGCAGGCCCTGCAGCAGATCATCCAAGAGCTGTTCCAGCCTCATACGCAGCATCGGGACTATCAGCTGTCACTGCTCCGGCTGCTGGTCGACCTGCTCAAATTCGGGCAGGACTTGTCGATCCCCATGGACCGTATCGCCGAAGATGAAGCATCCCTGATCCAGGCCCTGTTCAAGCTCAGGAACATCCACGAGATCGAGATCTGGTTCCGGTCGAGCTTCGTGCAGCCTTACCTTCAGGAGCTCGACACCCGCCGCGATTGCCAGTTCAAGATGATCTCGGAGGCGGTGATCGATATGATCCGGCGCGAATTTGACTCGGAGCTGACGCTGGAAAGCTGTTCCGCCCGGATCAACTATCATCCCCATTATGTGAGCCGTGTGTTCCGCCAGGAGACGGGCATTAATTTCGGCGAGTACCTGACCCAGTACCGGATGGAACGGGCTAAGCAGTGGCTGAAAGAATCGGATATGAAAATTGTTGAGATCGCGGAGCGGCTGCAGTACAACAACTCGGCCAACTTTATCCGTTCGTTTCGCAAAATGGCAGGGATGACGCCGGGACAATACCGCGAAGAGGGCTAG
- a CDS encoding TetR/AcrR family transcriptional regulator — MKQEERRQQTIRLLLDTTKELVTEKGCHSITMKDIMNKSGLSKGAIFHYVKTKDEIFVWLLQERLEETHERFMNEVEQGRRTFEEPMLKIAESISAYENAQEVANKVLLYLLGKEEQPIIAEALKQYYERSVFLSRLWIETGERNGVIPESVDAAKTADMFVLLTLGLRVRSSIPGTAPVFKADDFTAFIIDLLKSR; from the coding sequence TTGAAACAAGAGGAACGCAGGCAGCAAACCATCAGACTTTTGCTTGATACGACGAAAGAGCTGGTAACGGAAAAAGGATGTCATTCGATTACGATGAAGGACATCATGAATAAGTCAGGCTTGTCCAAGGGAGCTATTTTCCACTATGTGAAGACAAAGGATGAAATTTTTGTCTGGCTGCTGCAGGAGCGGCTCGAAGAGACGCACGAACGTTTTATGAACGAAGTGGAGCAAGGCCGACGTACCTTCGAAGAGCCTATGCTAAAGATCGCAGAGAGTATTTCGGCATATGAAAATGCTCAGGAAGTGGCGAACAAAGTGCTGTTGTATTTGCTCGGAAAGGAGGAACAGCCTATTATCGCTGAAGCGCTCAAGCAGTATTATGAACGGTCCGTGTTTTTATCCAGACTGTGGATTGAAACCGGCGAACGCAACGGCGTTATTCCGGAATCGGTCGATGCCGCCAAAACAGCCGATATGTTTGTCCTTCTGACGCTCGGTTTGCGTGTCCGCTCCTCTATTCCAGGTACAGCGCCTGTTTTTAAGGCGGACGACTTCACGGCGTTTATTATCGATCTATTAAAATCCCGATAA
- a CDS encoding DoxX family protein: protein MLPFYALVAACLLFRILGFIGLSYFDEWHSSLQGAVAVMFMLTASAHWGTRRPDLIRMVPPALPRPDLIVTVTGLLEVAGAIGILFTATSKVASIGLAVLLVAMFPANVRAAREQLSIGGRPVPKLLLRIVLQIVFLAAVLLAGAPSA, encoded by the coding sequence ATGCTGCCATTTTATGCGCTGGTCGCAGCTTGTCTGCTGTTCAGGATTCTTGGTTTTATCGGCCTTTCCTATTTCGATGAATGGCATTCCTCGCTTCAGGGCGCAGTGGCTGTCATGTTCATGCTTACGGCCTCCGCTCATTGGGGGACCAGACGCCCTGACCTGATCCGTATGGTTCCGCCGGCTCTTCCCAGGCCGGATCTGATCGTGACGGTCACCGGGTTGTTGGAGGTTGCCGGCGCTATAGGCATCTTGTTCACCGCTACCTCTAAGGTGGCTTCGATAGGTCTGGCCGTGCTATTGGTCGCTATGTTCCCGGCGAATGTGCGGGCGGCCAGGGAACAATTATCGATTGGGGGAAGACCTGTACCCAAGCTTCTGCTCCGAATCGTACTGCAGATTGTCTTTCTTGCAGCGGTCCTTTTGGCGGGGGCCCCCAGTGCGTGA
- a CDS encoding quinone oxidoreductase family protein yields MNRDRAAMKAAVLHRFGGPEELTLQEIDVPEIGPEDVLIQVAYAGVGEWDAFERQGGYAAMLGLNTEFPYILGSEGAGTVVARGEKVSNVNVGDPVYAPAFLNPHGGFYAEYAAVESKYVSRIPEGLTKQEAAVISGVGITALRGLEDVLQLRQGESVLIFGASGGVGHIAVQLAKAMGAHVFAVASGDDGAAFMKKLGCDAAVNGKAVDITSMARKFSPSGFDAALFTAGGEAADASVRCLRDGGRLAYPNGIHPELRIPPGITAAGYNGDPDPEIIARLHRYILQRKLTVQISQMFALKDADKAHTALHHHYLGKIGLEVNP; encoded by the coding sequence ATGAATAGGGATCGAGCTGCTATGAAAGCTGCAGTTCTTCACAGATTTGGCGGTCCGGAAGAATTGACACTACAGGAGATCGATGTGCCTGAGATTGGACCGGAGGACGTATTGATTCAAGTTGCTTACGCCGGTGTCGGAGAGTGGGACGCCTTCGAACGTCAAGGCGGATACGCAGCGATGCTGGGCTTGAACACGGAATTTCCCTACATTCTCGGTTCTGAAGGTGCCGGCACGGTTGTCGCTCGAGGGGAGAAGGTATCGAATGTGAATGTGGGAGACCCGGTCTACGCTCCGGCTTTTCTGAATCCCCATGGCGGCTTCTATGCTGAGTACGCTGCCGTCGAATCGAAATATGTGTCCCGTATACCCGAAGGACTTACCAAACAAGAAGCGGCGGTGATATCAGGTGTCGGAATTACGGCACTGCGCGGGCTGGAGGATGTGCTTCAGCTGCGGCAAGGAGAGTCTGTTCTGATCTTCGGCGCCAGCGGCGGAGTTGGACATATTGCCGTGCAGTTGGCGAAGGCTATGGGGGCTCATGTATTCGCGGTTGCTTCGGGTGATGACGGCGCAGCGTTCATGAAGAAGCTTGGCTGCGATGCTGCTGTAAACGGCAAGGCTGTGGATATCACTTCGATGGCAAGAAAATTTTCGCCCTCCGGATTCGATGCGGCTCTTTTTACCGCAGGGGGTGAGGCGGCCGATGCTTCTGTCCGCTGTCTCCGTGATGGCGGACGACTCGCCTATCCGAATGGGATACACCCTGAGCTGCGGATCCCCCCTGGAATCACAGCTGCAGGATATAACGGCGATCCAGACCCCGAGATTATTGCCCGACTTCACCGTTATATTTTACAAAGAAAGTTAACCGTTCAGATCAGTCAAATGTTTGCTCTTAAGGATGCCGATAAGGCTCATACCGCCCTCCATCATCATTACTTAGGGAAAATAGGCCTAGAGGTGAATCCATAA
- a CDS encoding rhamnogalacturonan acetylesterase, which produces MSLRFDFGPGGAVENGYTKVTEADLYDSEKGYGFVDGLGITYRRREEQPLTGDFCIPFGAAFAVDVKDGNYLVSLTAGDAWAPTCTTVKTNGERLVLREIRTVAGQYAFEQFAVNVRGGQLKLSFSGIAPRINALEITPSGEQITLFLAGDSTVTDSSGKGFPFSGWGQMLPCFFRHDVAVANHAAGGRSSKSFIAEGRLAAIEEELKEGDYLFIQFGHNDQKWDEPRHTDPATTYPEHLRRYIDAARSRKAVPVLVTSVHRRYFDDSGKLKNTHDAYLDAVRQLAEEEAVALIDLAEKSRRLFEELGPEGTKSIFLWGGPGEWMNYAGGIQDNTHFQERGSLRIAELVVEGIRERNLQSLVMFLR; this is translated from the coding sequence ATGAGTTTGCGGTTTGATTTTGGTCCGGGGGGCGCCGTAGAGAACGGATATACCAAGGTAACCGAAGCGGATCTTTACGATTCGGAGAAGGGGTACGGCTTTGTCGATGGCTTGGGTATCACTTACCGAAGGAGGGAAGAGCAGCCGCTGACCGGGGACTTCTGCATCCCGTTTGGCGCCGCTTTCGCGGTCGATGTGAAGGATGGCAATTATCTCGTCAGCTTGACGGCGGGCGATGCCTGGGCACCGACCTGCACCACGGTGAAGACCAACGGAGAGCGGCTCGTGCTTCGGGAGATCCGCACGGTGGCGGGTCAATATGCATTCGAGCAGTTTGCTGTGAACGTGCGGGGAGGGCAGCTCAAGCTCAGCTTCAGCGGCATCGCCCCGCGCATCAATGCCCTGGAGATTACGCCGTCCGGAGAGCAGATTACGCTGTTTCTTGCGGGGGATTCCACGGTTACGGATTCGAGCGGGAAGGGGTTTCCCTTCTCCGGCTGGGGGCAGATGCTGCCGTGCTTTTTCAGGCACGACGTGGCGGTCGCCAATCACGCTGCGGGCGGGCGCAGCTCCAAGAGTTTTATAGCGGAGGGACGTCTGGCTGCGATAGAGGAGGAGCTGAAGGAAGGGGACTACCTGTTCATTCAATTCGGGCATAACGACCAGAAGTGGGATGAGCCGCGTCATACCGACCCTGCGACCACCTACCCGGAGCATCTGCGCAGGTATATCGATGCCGCGCGTTCCAGGAAAGCCGTGCCGGTGCTCGTCACTTCCGTGCACCGCCGCTACTTCGATGATTCGGGGAAGCTCAAGAACACCCATGACGCGTATCTTGACGCCGTGAGGCAGCTGGCGGAAGAGGAAGCGGTTGCGCTTATCGATCTGGCCGAGAAGAGCAGGCGGCTGTTCGAAGAGCTGGGCCCGGAAGGGACAAAGTCCATCTTCCTCTGGGGCGGGCCGGGGGAATGGATGAACTATGCAGGCGGCATTCAGGATAACACCCACTTCCAGGAGCGCGGCAGTCTCCGGATCGCCGAATTGGTGGTGGAAGGCATCCGGGAGAGGAACCTTCAATCTCTGGTCATGTTTCTTAGGTGA